In Marinomonas posidonica IVIA-Po-181, a single window of DNA contains:
- a CDS encoding tannase/feruloyl esterase family alpha/beta hydrolase, whose translation MEPMSCSKTALATLLSTALISGCSHSPSSSQASLSPAIPEALTQQCEAFANQLSYQNTHILSVESVPEGAMKVADKAIGEHCLVKGEMNRRVSSVDGKEYAIGFEIRLPKSWNGRLLYQANGGLDGSVKPAEGGFAGGPITNALYQGFAVISSDAGHDRPLPTFGYDPQARLDYGYQAVGTLTPMVKSVVSQVYGKAPDRSYFAGCSNGGRHAMVAATRYADQYDGFLVGAPGYRLPLAATANIAGAQVYLSVPGTTKADLSAAFTLQERQLVSNAIIKQCDGLDGLKDGLVQDYNACQATFDLEKHVASCTDGRDGSCLTPDQKNAVQTIFDGVRQSNGERVYASFPYDVGISNKGQMNWEYSAPIKRDSGATSMIFQTPPVELEDLSIRNFNGPDYVFNADIDELVKKVYATEGIYQEASMSFMTPQNPEDLSVMRDRGGKIMVYHGVSDPIFSVQDTQDWYQALERENQGDAGQFAQFYPVPGMAHCRGGQSVDQFDMLTPLVNWVEKGEQPEQVIASARGANNPGGENPELPTSWSGDRTRPLCPFPTVATYDGKGDPEKASSFACVAQ comes from the coding sequence ATGGAACCCATGTCCTGTTCTAAAACAGCGCTGGCAACTCTGCTATCCACTGCGTTAATTAGTGGTTGCTCTCATTCGCCTTCATCCTCTCAGGCGTCATTGTCGCCTGCTATCCCTGAGGCATTAACTCAGCAATGTGAGGCTTTTGCCAATCAGTTGAGTTATCAAAATACCCATATTTTGTCTGTTGAATCGGTACCTGAAGGTGCGATGAAAGTAGCCGATAAAGCCATTGGCGAGCATTGCTTGGTGAAAGGTGAAATGAATCGACGCGTCAGTTCCGTCGATGGTAAAGAATACGCCATTGGCTTTGAAATTCGCTTACCGAAATCTTGGAATGGCCGTTTGTTGTATCAAGCAAATGGTGGTTTAGATGGTTCAGTGAAGCCTGCCGAAGGTGGCTTTGCGGGTGGCCCAATCACCAACGCTTTATATCAAGGTTTTGCCGTAATTAGTTCCGATGCAGGCCATGATCGTCCGCTGCCAACGTTTGGTTATGACCCGCAAGCGCGTTTAGATTATGGTTATCAAGCGGTTGGTACGTTAACGCCTATGGTCAAATCTGTGGTATCGCAAGTATACGGTAAGGCGCCAGATCGTAGCTATTTTGCTGGCTGCTCAAATGGCGGTCGTCATGCCATGGTGGCGGCAACTCGTTATGCAGACCAATACGATGGCTTCTTAGTGGGGGCACCCGGTTATCGCTTACCTTTAGCTGCGACAGCTAACATTGCTGGTGCGCAAGTGTATTTATCCGTGCCAGGTACAACAAAAGCGGATTTGAGTGCCGCCTTTACCCTGCAAGAGCGTCAGCTTGTGTCCAATGCCATCATTAAGCAATGTGATGGTTTAGATGGCCTGAAAGATGGTTTGGTTCAGGACTACAATGCCTGTCAGGCGACATTTGACCTTGAAAAGCACGTGGCCAGTTGTACCGATGGACGTGATGGAAGCTGTTTAACGCCGGATCAAAAAAATGCTGTGCAGACCATTTTTGATGGTGTTCGTCAATCTAATGGTGAACGAGTTTATGCTTCCTTCCCCTATGACGTTGGGATCAGTAACAAGGGGCAAATGAATTGGGAATACAGCGCGCCAATTAAGCGTGATTCAGGCGCGACGAGCATGATTTTCCAAACTCCGCCAGTGGAACTGGAAGACCTGAGCATTCGTAACTTCAATGGTCCAGATTATGTGTTTAATGCTGACATTGATGAGTTAGTGAAAAAAGTTTATGCCACTGAAGGCATCTACCAAGAAGCCAGTATGAGCTTTATGACACCGCAGAACCCAGAAGACTTGAGTGTGATGCGTGATCGTGGTGGCAAAATTATGGTCTATCATGGGGTATCGGATCCTATTTTCTCGGTACAAGATACGCAAGATTGGTATCAGGCATTAGAGCGAGAAAATCAGGGCGATGCTGGTCAGTTCGCACAATTTTATCCAGTACCTGGCATGGCCCATTGTCGCGGAGGTCAGTCTGTCGATCAGTTTGACATGTTGACGCCTTTGGTTAACTGGGTAGAGAAGGGTGAACAGCCAGAGCAGGTGATAGCCTCTGCACGCGGTGCAAATAATCCAGGTGGTGAAAACCCTGAGTTGCCAACCTCTTGGTCTGGCGATCGTACTCGTCCATTGTGCCCTTTCCCAACCGTTGCGACGTATGATGGCAAAGGCGATCCTGAAAAGGCCTCGAGTTTTGCGTGTGTCGCTCAGTAA
- a CDS encoding cyclase family protein, producing MQNKHQRVSSNRRIVDLSVTLNNNPYTDPPPLLPKITYQDHQQGLPSLLAMFPGLTAEDLPDQEGWAAEDLVLTTHSGTHMDAPWHYASTTDGGRASWGIDEMPLDWCLQNGIKLDFRDYPDGFVIGSKEIQQELDRIGYEIQPLDIVLINTRAGQLYGTPDYLHSGVGIGREGTLFLLEKGVRIVGTDAWSWDAPFSHTAKRFADEKNPAIVWEGHKAGRDIAYGQMEKLSNLESLPPYGFTVSCFPYKIEKASAGFVRAVAIFED from the coding sequence TTGCAAAATAAACATCAAAGGGTTTCATCTAATCGTCGTATCGTGGATTTGTCCGTTACTCTTAATAATAATCCTTACACAGACCCACCGCCTTTGCTGCCGAAAATTACCTATCAGGATCATCAGCAAGGATTGCCGAGTTTATTGGCTATGTTTCCAGGGCTGACGGCTGAAGATCTTCCAGATCAAGAAGGCTGGGCGGCTGAAGACTTAGTCTTGACCACTCACAGTGGTACTCATATGGACGCGCCGTGGCATTATGCTTCGACTACCGATGGCGGTCGGGCCTCTTGGGGAATCGATGAAATGCCATTGGATTGGTGTTTGCAAAATGGCATAAAACTGGACTTTAGAGACTATCCAGATGGTTTTGTGATTGGTTCGAAGGAAATACAACAGGAGTTGGACCGTATTGGTTATGAAATTCAACCATTAGACATAGTGTTGATTAACACCCGAGCGGGACAATTATACGGTACGCCTGATTACTTGCATTCTGGGGTAGGGATAGGGCGTGAGGGCACTTTATTCTTATTGGAAAAGGGAGTGCGTATTGTGGGGACGGATGCGTGGAGTTGGGATGCGCCTTTTAGTCACACTGCAAAACGTTTTGCTGATGAAAAAAATCCGGCCATTGTCTGGGAAGGGCATAAAGCAGGGCGTGATATTGCTTATGGTCAAATGGAGAAATTGTCTAACTTAGAGTCATTGCCTCCTTATGGTTTTACCGTATCGTGCTTTCCCTACAAGATCGAAAAAGCCTCAGCTGGGTTTGTCAGAGCCGTGGCCATTTTTGAAGATTGA
- a CDS encoding fumarylacetoacetate hydrolase family protein: MKFATMKNDLKDGSLLLVSRDLSKAFSLAAIAPTMQHLLDHWQTLEPVIQPMYDALNGGELEACFDFHSEQMMAPLPRSYQWCDGSAFLNHGELLQKAFSLPPQDDFETIPLMYQGASDCFLGANDPIELPDERHGIDFEGEYAVVVDEVPMGCTAEQALSHIRLVMLVNDVSLRGFIQREIKGGFGFLQAKPSSSFSPVAVTPDELGDQWCDGRVCLPLNVTWNQQWFGEANGDEMNFTFGELIAHTALTRKLTTGTIIGSGTVSNKNTERGSSCIAEKRALEMIATGQAQTDFMKFGDRIHMESINDAGESIFGAIDQVVISGGNQLAK, from the coding sequence ATGAAATTTGCAACAATGAAAAATGATCTTAAGGATGGCAGCCTGCTGCTGGTCTCCAGAGATTTATCAAAAGCCTTTAGTTTGGCTGCAATCGCACCAACCATGCAGCATTTATTAGATCATTGGCAAACGTTAGAGCCCGTTATTCAACCAATGTATGACGCATTGAATGGCGGTGAGCTGGAAGCTTGTTTTGATTTTCACAGTGAGCAAATGATGGCCCCTTTACCTCGCTCTTATCAGTGGTGTGATGGCTCGGCGTTTTTAAATCATGGTGAGCTGCTGCAAAAGGCTTTTTCATTACCGCCACAGGATGATTTTGAGACCATACCTTTAATGTATCAAGGCGCATCTGATTGTTTTTTAGGGGCCAATGATCCGATTGAGTTACCCGATGAACGTCATGGGATTGATTTTGAAGGTGAGTATGCCGTGGTGGTGGATGAGGTGCCAATGGGTTGTACCGCTGAACAGGCTTTGTCACACATTCGACTGGTTATGTTAGTGAATGACGTCAGTCTGCGTGGGTTTATACAAAGAGAAATCAAAGGTGGTTTTGGTTTTCTACAAGCGAAACCTTCTTCCAGCTTTTCACCCGTTGCGGTGACGCCAGATGAACTGGGTGATCAGTGGTGTGATGGTCGTGTTTGCTTGCCATTAAATGTGACATGGAATCAACAATGGTTTGGTGAGGCCAATGGCGATGAAATGAATTTTACATTTGGTGAATTGATTGCGCACACGGCTCTGACTCGAAAACTCACCACAGGGACTATCATTGGCTCAGGGACCGTGTCGAACAAAAATACTGAACGGGGCAGTTCTTGTATTGCTGAAAAAAGAGCGCTTGAAATGATCGCCACAGGGCAGGCTCAAACGGATTTCATGAAGTTTGGTGATCGTATTCACATGGAATCCATTAATGACGCCGGAGAAAGTATCTTTGGGGCCATTGATCAGGTTGTTATATCAGGGGGAAATCAACTTGCAAAATAA
- a CDS encoding MFS transporter: MKDSEFLQNWRVLLAAFIGISVGVSSIYFYSIGIFMKPLAAEFGWTRADSSLGALIGTSFAAIMVIPTGWLVDRFGSAKVALISLALVSLSFFALGHFTTGLTSYLVIIAIMSMLTAGSTPLPFTRLVIVAFQQNRGKALGVILTGTGTGAILLPELLAPYVAAHGWRAGYFVLGVVVASAIPIVWLLLIGAKDSEITKEVKTTPIGSLLNNWRFYHLCLIFLLTALAVLGTVAHFFSMLTDSGLTPPQAGAIASLIGVSVIIGRLVVGFLLDRFSAAYITAGLFVVASAGFLILGLGGPAYAKSGAIITGLAIGAEVDLIAFLISRLFARQIYGLAYGLVYAVFLVGGAVGPYLAGRLYDVSGNYISWLMTASSLLFLAGILSLFIPVTGPRASSADTMKGEKTAV; this comes from the coding sequence ATGAAAGATTCTGAATTTCTACAAAATTGGCGTGTTTTACTAGCGGCTTTCATCGGCATTTCAGTCGGGGTTAGCTCGATTTACTTCTACTCCATCGGTATTTTTATGAAACCGTTGGCGGCAGAATTTGGTTGGACTCGAGCTGATTCGTCTCTTGGTGCATTAATTGGCACTAGCTTTGCGGCCATCATGGTGATTCCCACAGGTTGGCTAGTCGATCGATTTGGCAGTGCGAAGGTAGCGTTAATTTCTTTAGCATTGGTGTCTTTGTCTTTTTTCGCATTGGGCCATTTTACGACAGGATTGACCAGTTATTTGGTCATTATTGCCATTATGTCTATGCTAACAGCGGGCTCAACCCCGTTACCTTTTACTCGTTTAGTGATTGTGGCTTTTCAACAAAACCGTGGCAAAGCCTTGGGCGTTATTTTAACAGGGACAGGCACAGGTGCCATTTTATTGCCTGAGTTATTAGCGCCTTATGTGGCCGCTCATGGCTGGCGAGCGGGTTACTTTGTCCTCGGGGTTGTGGTTGCCTCCGCCATTCCTATTGTCTGGTTATTGTTAATTGGTGCAAAAGACTCTGAGATCACCAAGGAAGTAAAAACGACGCCAATAGGAAGTCTGCTGAATAACTGGCGCTTTTATCACTTATGTTTGATCTTTTTGCTCACCGCTCTGGCTGTGCTCGGTACCGTGGCGCATTTCTTTTCGATGTTGACAGATAGTGGTCTAACACCACCGCAAGCTGGCGCAATTGCTTCCTTAATCGGTGTGTCAGTAATTATTGGTCGATTGGTCGTCGGATTCTTGTTAGACCGATTCTCAGCCGCTTACATTACCGCAGGATTATTTGTGGTAGCCAGTGCTGGGTTCTTGATTCTAGGTTTAGGTGGACCAGCTTACGCTAAGTCCGGTGCCATTATTACCGGTTTAGCCATTGGTGCCGAAGTGGATTTGATTGCGTTCTTAATTAGCCGTTTGTTTGCACGTCAAATTTATGGGTTGGCGTATGGACTGGTATATGCCGTGTTTTTAGTTGGTGGCGCTGTTGGTCCTTATTTGGCTGGTCGTCTTTATGATGTATCCGGTAACTACATTTCATGGTTAATGACGGCCTCTAGTCTACTGTTTTTGGCGGGGATCTTGTCGCTATTTATTCCGGTTACTGGGCCAAGAGCGTCATCAGCAGACACGATGAAAGGTGAGAAAACGGCAGTTTAA
- a CDS encoding LysR substrate-binding domain-containing protein — translation MRFHHLDLNLLVALDTILTERNVTHSAQKLNISQSAASGLLSRLRDYFDDELLVQSGRQMLPTPLAVSLQEPLKRVLLDIKTNIVGDKHFDPLESNRHFKIMASDYVTTVFLSPLFNHVHRLAPNMTFDIIPNNNQYNDAIARGDIDFLIQPNLYMKNDQPKAFLFEDSYSCVVWRDNPLVGDTINNEEYLSLGHVVINLGEMRVPSFEEDFAKKYGQDRRIEVHTSDFNTLPHLVVGTNRITVMQTRLARIHAKTLPIKIINTPEPIPSLREYMQWNRILDSDPAHEWLRSMCHQVFSPE, via the coding sequence ATGCGTTTTCATCACTTAGATTTGAACCTTTTAGTGGCACTTGACACTATTTTAACCGAGCGTAATGTTACTCATTCCGCCCAAAAACTAAATATCAGCCAGTCTGCCGCCAGTGGCTTATTGTCTCGATTAAGAGACTATTTTGACGATGAATTACTGGTACAGTCGGGGCGCCAAATGTTACCAACGCCTTTGGCCGTATCACTACAAGAGCCATTAAAACGAGTGCTATTGGACATCAAAACCAATATAGTCGGAGACAAGCATTTCGACCCGCTCGAATCGAATCGTCATTTCAAAATCATGGCATCGGACTATGTTACAACCGTGTTTCTTAGCCCTTTATTTAATCATGTTCACCGCTTGGCTCCGAACATGACTTTCGACATTATTCCCAATAACAATCAATACAATGACGCCATCGCGAGAGGCGACATTGACTTTCTCATCCAACCCAATCTCTATATGAAAAATGATCAGCCCAAAGCATTCTTGTTTGAAGATTCCTATTCTTGTGTCGTATGGCGAGATAACCCTCTAGTAGGCGACACTATCAATAATGAAGAGTACTTAAGTTTAGGGCATGTGGTGATTAATTTAGGGGAGATGCGAGTCCCCAGTTTTGAAGAAGACTTTGCGAAAAAATATGGCCAAGATAGGCGCATAGAAGTACACACCAGCGACTTTAATACCTTGCCACATTTGGTCGTGGGCACCAACCGTATTACCGTCATGCAGACTCGCCTGGCCCGTATTCACGCTAAAACCCTGCCCATTAAGATCATCAATACGCCAGAACCTATTCCAAGCTTACGGGAATACATGCAGTGGAATCGTATTCTTGACAGTGATCCAGCACATGAGTGGCTTAGAAGTATGTGCCATCAAGTATTCTCCCCAGAATAG
- a CDS encoding porin → MNMVTRNSSVNLSSLCISLKPLGIFLTCALATGSAVAGDLYSSDTSSLRFSGVFNLGAQSRQLSSQDDANVSVDSNMMTTSHIGLSGQTKLSDGLEAKMGISSFIQIDEGDSTRGLTDESFYSRYAWGGLEGSLGSIKAGRLTSLNFINTIRFNPFGASNEYSPSFLHTYIGSPAQPMATGLGSTDSAWDNAIQYSLPKISGMSVAVMAAPDEGGTTGERYGASVTVGGFPFAAVVSVDEIKGATFTYPLGFSTLSEATPTFTTEDYSNAQLGLSYDFKTFKLYGQVSQSKVEGTRDSVSQDFQINMLQVGLSSPVGPGVVKASLANSTMERSWAKDLQRTTMTLGYDYALSKRATWFTRLMKDEVTDQSSGTSYGTGVSYAF, encoded by the coding sequence ATGAACATGGTCACGCGAAATTCTAGTGTAAACCTTTCCTCTTTATGTATTTCTCTAAAACCTTTAGGCATTTTTCTTACCTGTGCTTTGGCGACTGGCAGTGCGGTGGCCGGAGACTTGTATTCATCGGATACATCTTCGTTACGTTTTTCTGGGGTATTCAATTTAGGCGCTCAGTCGCGGCAATTGAGTAGTCAAGACGATGCGAATGTGTCTGTGGACAGCAATATGATGACCACATCTCATATCGGTTTGTCTGGCCAGACCAAGTTGTCTGATGGCTTGGAAGCGAAAATGGGCATATCGAGCTTTATTCAAATTGACGAGGGAGATAGCACCAGAGGGTTAACTGATGAAAGTTTCTACAGTCGCTATGCTTGGGGGGGCTTGGAAGGTTCTCTGGGGAGTATCAAAGCAGGTCGCCTGACGTCATTAAACTTTATCAATACGATTCGTTTTAACCCTTTTGGGGCGTCCAACGAATACAGTCCGAGTTTTTTACATACCTATATTGGCAGTCCGGCGCAACCCATGGCAACAGGATTGGGCAGCACTGACTCTGCGTGGGATAACGCCATACAATATTCATTGCCTAAGATATCAGGTATGAGCGTCGCTGTTATGGCTGCTCCAGATGAGGGTGGCACGACAGGCGAGCGTTATGGCGCGAGCGTTACAGTGGGTGGTTTTCCATTTGCGGCGGTGGTATCAGTAGATGAGATAAAAGGTGCGACCTTTACCTATCCTTTAGGTTTTTCCACGCTGTCTGAGGCAACGCCAACCTTTACCACTGAAGATTACTCGAATGCTCAGTTAGGTTTGTCCTATGATTTCAAAACGTTCAAACTTTACGGACAAGTTAGTCAGAGTAAAGTAGAGGGCACACGCGACAGTGTCAGCCAAGACTTTCAGATTAATATGTTGCAAGTTGGACTGTCCTCACCCGTTGGTCCTGGTGTGGTAAAAGCGTCTTTGGCCAACAGCACAATGGAACGAAGCTGGGCAAAAGATCTGCAGCGCACAACGATGACGTTAGGCTATGACTATGCGCTATCCAAGCGAGCTACTTGGTTTACCCGTTTAATGAAAGATGAAGTAACGGATCAATCTTCCGGTACCAGTTATGGGACTGGCGTTAGTTACGCTTTTTAA
- a CDS encoding LysR family transcriptional regulator, protein MIRLQDIDLNLLVVFQLMYRERKTGLVAEHLGLTQPAVSNALARLRLALHDELFERTARGMRPTPFADSIAESIGYSLSTLQDGLNYQERFDPLSSDRSFCINMTDLGEIYMLPRLMAYLAEHAPNISVSTVRDQGHSLKEELETGSVDLAIGLLPQLEAGFYQRRLFDQDYVCLMREGHPCATGKLTLEDFSKSEHIIIEARDTGHGRVEKLLAKSGVLRVSKLKLPHFISAPYIVAKTDLIATVTEKLALQTAENLNLIVKAHPVDIPPAQINMFWHRRYHQDTGNVWFRNLIFELFSE, encoded by the coding sequence ATGATTCGACTACAAGATATTGATTTAAATTTGCTGGTTGTTTTTCAACTAATGTACCGAGAACGGAAAACTGGTTTGGTAGCAGAGCACCTAGGATTGACACAACCTGCGGTCAGTAATGCGCTTGCGAGGCTAAGGCTGGCCTTGCATGACGAGTTATTTGAAAGGACGGCGCGAGGCATGAGACCTACGCCATTTGCAGATAGTATTGCGGAATCTATTGGCTATTCGTTGAGTACATTGCAGGACGGATTAAATTATCAGGAGCGTTTTGACCCTTTGTCGAGTGACCGATCTTTTTGCATCAATATGACGGATTTGGGGGAGATTTATATGTTGCCGCGTCTGATGGCCTACCTTGCTGAGCACGCCCCTAATATTTCGGTCAGCACGGTAAGAGACCAAGGGCATTCCTTAAAAGAAGAGCTAGAAACTGGCAGTGTGGATCTGGCCATTGGACTGTTACCACAACTGGAAGCGGGTTTTTATCAGCGTCGTTTATTCGATCAAGATTATGTTTGTTTGATGCGAGAAGGACATCCTTGTGCGACGGGAAAGTTAACCTTAGAAGACTTCTCTAAATCAGAGCACATTATAATAGAGGCTCGAGATACAGGGCATGGTAGGGTGGAGAAATTATTAGCAAAAAGTGGAGTATTACGAGTCAGTAAATTGAAACTCCCGCACTTTATTTCGGCACCTTACATTGTGGCAAAAACCGATCTTATTGCCACCGTGACCGAAAAGCTGGCTCTACAAACGGCCGAAAATCTGAATTTAATCGTGAAAGCCCATCCTGTCGATATTCCTCCAGCACAAATCAATATGTTTTGGCATCGCCGTTATCATCAGGACACGGGCAATGTCTGGTTTCGGAATTTGATCTTTGAATTGTTTTCAGAATAG
- a CDS encoding 2Fe-2S iron-sulfur cluster-binding protein has protein sequence MEILIKPTNKTISASQGSTLLEAFLENDIAISYSCLSGRCGTCRCKVIEGSVNGPAAAEGRLAQHGQFVLACQSRVETDSIIEIPEPDEIVTHPTKTIKAEIVSFDILSNDVRRLRLKTNKTFDYSPGQFANLTFWREDGTRSYSMAGTTDDDSLEFHIRLVPNGRVTSKLDEQIKIGESIKLNGPLGASYLRRKNTDPMLCIATGTGLAPILSIVRGALESGMQNNIQLVFGARTEEDLYGLDYLEKLASEYANFQYLIALDHTKPNSPHFRGLVTEAITERFPELKNWRIYLAGAPAMVEAASLVCSKRGADIDRIYADAFYPSGV, from the coding sequence ATGGAAATACTCATTAAACCTACCAATAAAACGATCAGTGCCTCGCAAGGCAGCACCTTGCTAGAAGCGTTTTTGGAAAATGACATCGCCATTTCCTATAGCTGTCTCTCAGGTCGATGTGGAACCTGCCGCTGTAAAGTTATTGAAGGTTCAGTGAACGGACCAGCAGCTGCAGAAGGACGTTTAGCACAACATGGCCAATTCGTTTTAGCCTGTCAAAGTCGTGTTGAAACGGATTCGATTATTGAAATCCCAGAACCTGATGAAATCGTTACGCACCCAACAAAGACGATAAAAGCGGAAATAGTGTCTTTCGATATATTATCGAATGATGTGCGTAGATTAAGACTCAAAACCAACAAAACCTTCGATTATTCTCCCGGTCAATTCGCCAACCTAACTTTTTGGCGTGAAGACGGTACACGATCTTACTCTATGGCAGGCACAACGGACGATGATTCGTTAGAGTTCCACATTCGTCTTGTGCCGAATGGTCGAGTGACATCCAAGCTCGATGAACAAATCAAGATTGGTGAATCCATCAAACTCAATGGCCCACTTGGGGCCTCTTATCTTAGACGTAAAAATACCGACCCTATGTTGTGTATTGCTACCGGGACAGGGCTTGCACCTATCCTTTCAATTGTCCGAGGCGCACTAGAATCTGGAATGCAAAATAACATTCAACTGGTGTTTGGCGCGCGCACTGAAGAAGACTTATACGGCTTGGATTATTTGGAAAAATTGGCCTCTGAATACGCCAACTTCCAGTACCTAATTGCCTTAGATCATACAAAACCCAATAGTCCACATTTTCGAGGTCTGGTAACCGAGGCCATCACAGAACGTTTTCCAGAGCTTAAAAATTGGCGCATTTATTTAGCGGGAGCGCCAGCGATGGTGGAAGCCGCCTCTTTGGTTTGCAGCAAACGCGGAGCCGATATCGATCGTATATATGCCGATGCCTTTTACCCTAGCGGGGTTTAA